In a single window of the Methanobacterium alcaliphilum genome:
- a CDS encoding PAS domain S-box protein encodes MTPKNYLKLSVGLLITFGVLLILFQQATPSNYNHRAVASSIILPIANLFVVYLLFKALKKSKEYGRNYYLAWTIIFLAQVIWFFSDFHWTILELVFNQPSYETEHFIPYALYSMLFSAGLLILPRPQLSILKRAIRIVDIGIMITIIFMMIWAFLIESAVAYSHNDLYNLIIISLFIITQFIFIFVNITVFFRNAGQLRNRPVSFLILGALILILAAAIFGFYSAQNTYLSGGVADFICLTAYLCIGYAAVLQITQKQCESIKDLSYKSKFMNLAITPYLIPVWGFTFYLSIIWIYYSNPRIFLNMLLATSLVIGLVLFRLMLTMREARSERKTAEENEKKAMALIENSIDAIIIMSHEKEIVQWNNGAEKIFGYKSEEILGKKIDFITPKEHIEEFNEILTHITQNSSLKKLDKILGHEKPNRTVQKLNEILEFTFIRKNGQKFPVEISLTFWPLNDNFMMAAIIRDVTERKRNIELLEKSESKFRNVIEQSYDGIVLCKKGGQIVEWNRAAEYITELKKEEVIGKFLIDIMLNYSPKKMLPNVQENIEKTLENLFYDFEIPEDVKTLTFTLKTPSGVIKNIEKTSFPLITLDDPVLCVVLHDITKQKKAEDDLKSSLEEKKVLLMEIHHRVKNHLQIISSLLSLQSLTFEDEQIVNALVEIQNRVQTIAMTHENLYQSSNLSKINMKIYILKIINNLTRTYEKETLNLTIIPQIDQVYLNIETASPCGLIINELMTNSIKYAFPHDLNGKICIELTKKDDDLFLKISDDGIGLPDNFDYDKTNTLGLRLVKSLTRQMNADLKVDMSEGTCFQIRFNELKYKKRI; translated from the coding sequence TTGACTCCTAAAAATTATTTAAAGTTATCTGTAGGTCTTTTAATTACTTTTGGGGTTTTACTGATTCTTTTTCAGCAAGCAACTCCGTCTAATTATAATCATAGAGCCGTGGCAAGTTCTATAATTCTCCCCATAGCCAATTTATTTGTAGTATATCTATTATTTAAAGCTTTGAAAAAATCAAAAGAATATGGGCGAAATTATTACCTAGCATGGACTATTATATTTTTAGCCCAAGTTATATGGTTTTTTAGTGATTTCCACTGGACAATATTAGAATTAGTATTTAACCAACCATCTTACGAAACTGAGCACTTTATACCTTATGCATTATATTCCATGTTATTTTCTGCAGGTTTACTCATATTACCCCGACCACAACTAAGCATTTTAAAAAGAGCAATAAGAATCGTGGACATTGGGATAATGATTACTATTATTTTTATGATGATATGGGCATTTTTAATTGAATCTGCCGTAGCTTACAGCCATAACGATCTTTATAACTTAATTATAATATCTTTATTTATTATCACACAATTCATATTTATATTTGTTAACATCACGGTATTCTTTAGAAATGCAGGGCAGTTAAGAAATAGGCCGGTTTCATTTTTAATATTAGGTGCACTAATATTAATATTGGCCGCAGCCATTTTTGGTTTTTACAGTGCTCAGAACACATATTTAAGTGGCGGAGTGGCTGATTTCATATGTTTAACTGCCTATTTATGTATAGGGTATGCCGCTGTTTTACAAATTACTCAAAAACAGTGCGAATCCATAAAAGATCTTTCATATAAATCAAAATTCATGAATTTAGCTATAACTCCATATTTAATTCCAGTTTGGGGTTTTACATTTTATTTATCAATCATATGGATTTATTACAGCAACCCGAGGATTTTTTTGAATATGCTACTTGCAACAAGTCTGGTAATCGGGCTTGTACTTTTCAGGCTGATGCTCACTATGAGAGAGGCCCGGTCTGAGCGGAAAACTGCTGAAGAAAACGAAAAAAAAGCAATGGCCTTAATTGAAAATTCGATTGATGCTATAATTATCATGTCTCATGAAAAAGAAATTGTACAATGGAATAATGGAGCAGAAAAAATTTTTGGTTATAAATCAGAAGAAATCCTTGGTAAAAAAATTGATTTTATTACTCCAAAAGAGCATATAGAAGAATTCAATGAAATACTTACCCATATAACCCAAAATAGTAGTTTGAAAAAGTTAGATAAAATTCTTGGCCATGAGAAACCAAATAGAACTGTACAAAAGTTAAATGAAATACTGGAATTTACATTCATTCGAAAAAATGGTCAGAAATTTCCTGTAGAAATCTCATTGACTTTTTGGCCACTTAATGATAATTTTATGATGGCAGCCATTATCAGAGATGTCACAGAACGTAAAAGAAATATCGAACTTCTTGAAAAAAGTGAAAGTAAATTTAGAAATGTTATTGAACAATCATATGATGGCATTGTTTTATGCAAAAAAGGAGGCCAAATTGTTGAGTGGAACCGCGCAGCTGAATATATTACTGAATTAAAAAAAGAAGAGGTTATAGGAAAATTTCTTATAGACATTATGTTAAACTACTCCCCTAAAAAAATGCTCCCTAATGTTCAAGAAAATATAGAAAAAACGCTTGAAAATCTATTTTATGATTTTGAAATCCCTGAAGATGTGAAAACATTGACTTTCACTTTAAAAACCCCCTCTGGTGTGATTAAAAACATAGAAAAGACTTCATTCCCACTTATAACTCTGGATGATCCAGTATTATGTGTTGTTTTACATGATATCACTAAGCAGAAAAAGGCAGAAGATGATTTAAAAAGTTCTCTGGAAGAAAAAAAAGTATTATTAATGGAAATACATCACAGGGTGAAAAATCATTTACAAATTATTTCCAGCCTGCTCAGTTTGCAGTCATTGACCTTTGAAGACGAACAGATCGTAAATGCGCTGGTAGAAATTCAAAATAGGGTTCAAACCATAGCTATGACTCATGAAAATCTTTATCAATCGTCTAATCTTTCAAAAATTAACATGAAAATATACATACTTAAAATTATTAACAATTTGACCCGTACTTATGAAAAAGAAACATTAAATCTAACTATCATCCCCCAAATTGATCAAGTATATCTTAATATTGAAACTGCATCTCCCTGTGGACTTATAATTAATGAATTAATGACCAATAGTATAAAATACGCATTTCCTCATGATTTAAATGGAAAAATATGCATTGAATTGACTAAAAAGGATGATGATTTATTCCTTAAAATATCAGACGACGGGATTGGCCTTCCAGATAATTTTGATTATGATAAAACGAATACTCTAGGATTAAGATTAGTTAAAAGCTTAACAAGGCAAATGAATGCTGATTTAAAAGTAGACATGTCGGAAGGAACATGTTTCCAAATTAGGTTTAATGAATTAAAATATAAAAAAAGAATATAA
- a CDS encoding DUF4326 domain-containing protein, whose translation MAIRVRNKNMWENENGEFVEFVGEGSILENPYNRGCKRKLNEQFKKYLMELPANSPQWKRIEELRKLHDQGEVLNLLCTCYPDPCHSNVISDAITGKIKPNE comes from the coding sequence GTGGCTATTCGTGTAAGAAATAAAAATATGTGGGAAAATGAGAATGGTGAGTTTGTGGAATTTGTTGGTGAAGGTTCTATATTAGAAAACCCTTATAACCGCGGCTGCAAAAGAAAACTCAATGAACAATTTAAAAAATATCTCATGGAGCTTCCTGCTAATAGTCCTCAATGGAAGCGAATCGAAGAATTAAGAAAATTACATGATCAAGGAGAAGTATTGAATTTACTTTGTACTTGTTATCCAGATCCCTGCCACTCAAATGTTATAAGTGATGCAATAACAGGTAAAATTAAGCCGAATGAATAA
- a CDS encoding TIGR04165 family Cys-rich peptide, with translation MKLEDLLKKCPKCGSQDKTAQRKIVDEHKAHATMKAIVCEKCGYIFESGDKD, from the coding sequence ATGAAACTAGAAGATTTACTTAAAAAGTGTCCCAAATGTGGATCTCAAGATAAAACCGCGCAAAGAAAAATAGTAGACGAACATAAAGCCCATGCTACTATGAAAGCTATTGTATGTGAAAAATGTGGCTATATATTTGAATCTGGTGATAAAGATTGA
- a CDS encoding TIGR04083 family peptide-modifying radical SAM enzyme: protein MAFHIMLIPSMDCPSNCSYCWGVDKESDLMSIEVIEETVQWLKNFREEPITFTFHGGEPLLASYEFYKKALPMLNNELSHLKPAFAIQTNLWLMNEQIAELFAEYNIPIGSSLDGPVEINDFQRGTGYYEKTMQGYKIAKEKGLSVSFISTFTSHSINLKEDIFHFFLENNLNLKLHPALPSLRSESPDKWAIAPEEYGELLIYLLDEYLKHMGEIEIKNIDHLCKGVFVRRGVVCTYADCVGDTFAIGPEGNIYPCYRFVGMEEYVMGNVRNHPSMEDLEKSEALKSLRDWEESVNEECADCNYIKFCRGGCPYNALSINKESQKMEIDGVDHQCEAYKMIFKEITDRANKEFLSSSSIPIFPGMGGKTKKKQGIMDLMLKTN, encoded by the coding sequence ATGGCATTTCATATTATGTTAATTCCTTCAATGGATTGTCCTTCAAATTGCAGTTACTGTTGGGGTGTGGATAAAGAATCAGATCTCATGAGCATTGAAGTAATTGAAGAAACTGTTCAGTGGTTAAAAAATTTCAGGGAAGAGCCAATTACATTTACTTTTCATGGTGGAGAACCATTATTAGCGAGTTATGAATTTTATAAAAAAGCTTTACCCATGCTAAATAATGAATTAAGTCATCTGAAACCAGCTTTTGCAATTCAAACTAATTTATGGCTTATGAACGAACAAATTGCTGAACTTTTTGCTGAATACAATATACCAATAGGATCCAGCCTTGATGGTCCCGTTGAAATCAATGATTTTCAGAGAGGAACCGGTTACTATGAAAAGACCATGCAGGGGTATAAAATAGCTAAAGAAAAAGGTTTAAGTGTTAGCTTTATAAGTACATTTACGTCTCATTCTATTAATCTTAAAGAAGATATTTTTCATTTCTTTTTAGAAAATAATTTGAATCTGAAACTGCACCCTGCACTCCCTTCTCTTCGAAGTGAAAGTCCCGATAAATGGGCCATAGCTCCAGAAGAATACGGTGAATTATTGATTTATCTCCTGGATGAATACTTGAAACACATGGGAGAAATAGAAATTAAAAATATCGACCACTTATGCAAAGGAGTATTTGTACGCAGAGGCGTGGTATGCACTTATGCTGATTGTGTGGGTGACACATTTGCAATTGGTCCCGAAGGCAATATATACCCCTGCTACCGTTTTGTGGGAATGGAAGAATATGTTATGGGTAATGTGCGTAATCACCCCAGCATGGAAGATTTAGAAAAATCTGAAGCTTTAAAAAGCCTTAGAGATTGGGAAGAATCAGTGAATGAAGAATGTGCTGATTGTAATTATATTAAATTTTGCAGAGGGGGATGTCCCTACAATGCACTGAGTATAAATAAAGAATCTCAAAAAATGGAGATTGACGGTGTGGATCATCAGTGCGAAGCATATAAAATGATATTTAAAGAGATAACAGATAGAGCTAATAAAGAGTTCTTATCATCATCTAGCATACCTATATTTCCGGGAATGGGTGGAAAAACTAAAAAAAAACAGGGAATAATGGATTTGATGTTAAAAACCAATTAA
- a CDS encoding NUDIX hydrolase, translating to MINHVYGLAVRALISDDDRKILIIKRSTDSKTNPGKWELPGGKVDQNESFDHALLREVYEETGLKIDLDHVVGVSEQNLHLIRAVHIIMSGTVTGGELNLSDEHEGYAWDFFENLSDYDLADWMDDFFKNQALVNSEDIPVEKKEENALKPWIKSMKNYLDDAIKNR from the coding sequence ATGATAAACCATGTCTACGGTCTGGCTGTAAGAGCTTTAATCAGCGACGATGACAGAAAAATCCTCATTATTAAAAGATCAACTGATTCAAAAACTAATCCTGGAAAATGGGAACTTCCCGGTGGAAAAGTAGATCAAAATGAATCATTTGATCATGCTCTATTGAGAGAAGTTTATGAAGAAACTGGCCTTAAAATAGATTTAGACCATGTTGTTGGTGTTTCTGAGCAGAATTTACACCTTATTAGGGCCGTCCACATTATAATGTCTGGAACAGTTACCGGAGGAGAACTTAATTTAAGTGACGAGCATGAAGGTTATGCTTGGGATTTTTTTGAAAATCTTTCGGACTATGATCTGGCGGATTGGATGGATGATTTTTTTAAAAACCAGGCTTTGGTTAATTCAGAGGACATACCTGTAGAAAAAAAAGAAGAAAATGCTTTAAAACCATGGATCAAATCTATGAAAAACTATCTGGATGACGCAATAAAGAATAGATAG
- the hisG gene encoding ATP phosphoribosyltransferase, protein MEKIIIGLPKGSLNNVNRGNTYQLFVDAGYEVRGYEPGKETYEIDILNDPEIKAFLTRPQSAPVELNRGMIDISIIGEDWVKEETIAIKEESITKIGDLDYGQTRLIVAVPTEAPYDSLSEFFRTNANRDTPILCFTEYPNLTRKFVMENEGYQELFGDSIPLVQVRGLVNGDNDKVQIINSDGATEVYIAKGADLIVDNTQTGSSLKKAGLKILETIMHSSAGLYAGPSCEGLKAEKAQMIFEQLFGAIKARKYFDVKFNIANHRVEDAKEFLLSHKYCSDEPTVVKGNIFSQVNVLIPKNKFPEMLTGIKQFGASAIVRENVKQYVQ, encoded by the coding sequence ATGGAAAAAATAATTATAGGTCTCCCTAAAGGGAGTTTGAATAATGTAAATAGAGGGAATACTTACCAGTTATTTGTTGATGCGGGTTATGAAGTTAGAGGATATGAACCTGGGAAAGAAACCTATGAAATTGATATTCTAAATGACCCTGAAATTAAAGCTTTTTTGACCAGACCACAAAGCGCCCCTGTGGAACTAAATAGAGGAATGATTGATATTTCCATAATAGGGGAAGATTGGGTAAAAGAAGAAACAATTGCTATTAAAGAAGAATCAATCACCAAAATAGGAGATTTAGATTATGGTCAGACACGATTAATCGTTGCTGTACCTACTGAAGCCCCCTATGACTCTTTAAGTGAATTTTTCAGAACCAATGCTAATCGTGATACTCCCATACTTTGTTTCACCGAATACCCTAACCTAACCCGAAAATTTGTTATGGAAAATGAAGGTTATCAAGAATTATTTGGAGACAGTATTCCATTGGTACAGGTTCGCGGATTAGTTAATGGAGATAATGACAAGGTCCAGATTATCAACTCAGATGGTGCTACTGAAGTTTACATTGCCAAAGGAGCTGATTTAATAGTTGACAACACACAAACCGGTAGCAGCCTTAAAAAAGCAGGCTTAAAAATTCTGGAAACTATTATGCATTCCAGTGCCGGGCTTTATGCCGGCCCTTCTTGTGAAGGTTTAAAAGCTGAGAAAGCTCAGATGATATTTGAACAGTTATTTGGAGCAATAAAAGCCCGTAAATATTTCGATGTGAAATTCAACATTGCCAACCATAGAGTAGAAGATGCAAAAGAATTCTTACTATCCCACAAATATTGTTCAGATGAACCAACTGTTGTAAAAGGAAATATATTTTCACAAGTAAATGTACTAATACCTAAAAATAAGTTTCCGGAAATGTTAACTGGAATTAAACAATTTGGAGCATCAGCTATTGTTAGAGAAAATGTAAAACAATACGTCCAATAA
- a CDS encoding pseudomurein-binding repeat-containing protein codes for MNDLRNHRKFLFPVMILLCCLLFVNAVSAVDVFITSDSISGDKQTDVDNLNSIKSNLENGTLKGNVNVTVDKNASKPGEGERALSKAKTNGVAVYLAASCPGAMKAVANKAKSSKKVVIFVNVGKLDLKKTGVLRRAWDDNFSDPSFAGIKSPYIFLTKSGIWVIQPNVDCAYGTRAQKNKFIADQISKILKSRSLVSLTSTSGRFTSPSNRYYDTKLILSHKVSPATLAKLSLAVYNTNKAKKTIKTKYYGYSTPKYLLMTTDYMNGAIKKPIYVRGPKSSRIKSTFSGSLTRAEIRDISTRVNRFMRKYKRAPSYVRYNGKLIGYKDLLLMYSTITKSHTSKSKMVLPKTYKFKKVYRY; via the coding sequence ATGAATGATCTACGAAATCATAGGAAATTTTTATTTCCTGTGATGATTTTATTATGTTGTTTATTATTTGTAAATGCAGTTAGTGCAGTAGATGTATTTATTACATCAGACAGTATATCGGGAGATAAACAGACCGATGTGGACAACCTGAATTCCATAAAAAGTAACCTTGAAAATGGGACTTTGAAGGGCAATGTTAATGTAACTGTTGATAAAAATGCTTCAAAACCCGGCGAAGGTGAGCGAGCACTTAGCAAAGCCAAAACAAATGGTGTTGCAGTGTATTTAGCTGCCAGTTGCCCTGGGGCTATGAAAGCAGTTGCTAATAAAGCCAAGTCATCCAAAAAAGTAGTTATTTTTGTGAATGTAGGTAAGCTAGATCTAAAGAAAACCGGCGTTTTAAGAAGAGCATGGGACGATAATTTCTCAGATCCTAGTTTTGCAGGTATTAAAAGCCCTTATATATTCCTTACAAAATCAGGAATATGGGTTATTCAACCTAATGTTGACTGTGCCTATGGAACTCGAGCTCAGAAAAACAAGTTTATTGCAGATCAGATTAGTAAAATTCTGAAAAGTCGTTCGCTAGTTTCACTCACATCAACCAGCGGCAGGTTCACATCACCAAGCAACAGATATTACGATACTAAATTAATATTAAGCCACAAAGTATCGCCCGCCACTCTGGCAAAGCTGTCACTAGCCGTATATAATACCAATAAAGCAAAAAAGACAATAAAAACCAAATATTATGGTTACAGTACTCCAAAATATCTTTTGATGACAACGGATTACATGAATGGAGCTATTAAAAAGCCAATTTATGTGAGAGGTCCGAAATCTTCGCGCATAAAAAGCACATTTTCTGGATCCTTAACCCGAGCTGAAATACGTGATATATCAACCAGAGTAAATAGATTTATGAGAAAATACAAGCGTGCACCAAGTTATGTCAGATATAACGGAAAGCTGATTGGCTACAAAGATCTTCTATTGATGTATTCCACGATTACTAAATCCCATACATCGAAATCTAAAATGGTGTTGCCTAAAACATATAAGTTTAAAAAAGTGTATCGTTATTAA
- a CDS encoding glycosyltransferase family 2 protein → MKIITIIPAYNEEKTISSVVKGALTYSNVLVVDDGSIDQTSNLASLSGADIIKHSKNRGKGAAIKTGIKKALNDDYDVMVFIDGDGQHDPDSIPSLAQSIGRYDFIIGSRFKEDDFRNMPIQRRFSNKLTTKLISYVTGYHITDSQSGFRAISSNCAEIFLHIKYDDYVYESEALYQASKNSLLIKEEPISCNYQDEKSYIGLMDVLKYLKFIIRLFIRKIKRRFYFEAILCINC, encoded by the coding sequence ATGAAAATTATTACTATAATACCTGCTTACAATGAGGAAAAAACAATATCTTCTGTTGTAAAGGGGGCTTTAACTTATTCTAATGTTCTGGTTGTTGATGATGGGTCAATTGATCAAACTTCAAATCTAGCAAGCCTTTCGGGTGCAGATATTATAAAACACTCTAAAAATAGAGGAAAAGGGGCAGCTATTAAAACAGGTATTAAAAAAGCTTTAAATGATGATTATGATGTCATGGTCTTTATTGATGGTGATGGTCAACATGATCCGGATTCTATTCCATCTTTAGCTCAGTCAATTGGGAGATATGATTTTATAATTGGTTCAAGGTTTAAAGAAGATGATTTTCGGAATATGCCTATTCAGAGACGGTTTTCTAATAAATTAACTACAAAACTTATTAGTTATGTCACAGGATATCATATTACAGACAGCCAGAGTGGTTTCAGAGCGATTTCAAGTAATTGTGCTGAAATATTTCTCCATATCAAATATGATGATTACGTTTATGAGTCAGAGGCTCTCTACCAAGCATCAAAAAATAGCTTATTGATTAAAGAAGAACCTATATCTTGTAACTATCAGGATGAAAAATCGTATATCGGTTTGATGGATGTTTTAAAATACCTCAAATTTATCATAAGGCTTTTCATAAGGAAAATTAAAAGGAGATTCTATTTTGAAGCAATTTTATGTATTAATTGTTAG
- a CDS encoding PAS domain S-box protein — translation MEKKILIVEDEALTSMEIEAYLELWGYSTLVAPAGEEAIQLALEHNPHLILMDIVLKGEIDGINAVEKIKEAIDVPVIYLSAYNDEMNQNRAKSTLPHHFLAKPFNKQELKFTIEMALIKHEMEKKVRASEKHYRILADNVTDIISVHDPTGLITYISPSCENITGYTVEECIGKNGYDFIHPQDLDVLKKAQQILRSGDSYSAEFRLRKKDGSYLWVETNGKGIFKNDSVKETIVVTRNISQRKSIEEKLKKSLEDNKMLLREINHRVKNDLMLISSLMNLQCKHTQNQEAIDILQETRSRAYSMALVHQMIYKSSKLEYMNFEDYIGYVTTELFRVYQKEDQIIKLKMDLEEVLLDVNFSIPLALILNELVVNALKHAFPDLRNGNIKINLHKTPDGHVSLEVADDGVGAPSDFSIDNTDSFGFEIIKSLVIQIKGSLETNFENGTKVIIKFKI, via the coding sequence ATGGAGAAAAAAATCCTTATTGTAGAAGACGAAGCACTGACTTCAATGGAAATCGAAGCATACCTCGAATTATGGGGTTATTCAACTTTAGTAGCTCCTGCAGGAGAAGAAGCGATTCAATTAGCTTTAGAACATAATCCGCATCTTATATTGATGGACATTGTGTTAAAAGGAGAAATAGACGGAATAAATGCTGTGGAAAAAATAAAAGAAGCAATTGATGTTCCAGTTATTTATTTATCTGCTTATAATGACGAAATGAATCAAAATCGTGCTAAATCAACCCTGCCCCATCATTTTTTAGCGAAACCATTCAACAAACAAGAATTAAAATTTACTATCGAAATGGCCTTAATAAAACATGAAATGGAGAAAAAAGTCAGAGCTAGTGAAAAGCATTACAGAATACTGGCAGATAATGTCACAGACATAATTTCTGTACATGATCCCACCGGATTAATCACCTACATATCTCCTTCATGTGAAAATATAACCGGTTATACTGTAGAAGAATGCATTGGTAAGAATGGGTATGATTTTATACATCCCCAAGATTTAGATGTTCTTAAAAAAGCTCAACAAATTTTAAGATCCGGTGATTCATATTCTGCAGAATTCAGACTCAGAAAAAAAGATGGGTCTTATTTATGGGTGGAAACTAATGGTAAGGGTATTTTTAAAAATGATTCAGTAAAAGAAACCATAGTTGTGACTCGAAACATCTCTCAAAGAAAATCAATTGAAGAAAAACTGAAAAAATCCCTTGAAGACAATAAAATGTTGCTGAGAGAAATTAACCATCGTGTTAAAAATGATTTAATGCTAATTTCTAGTTTAATGAATCTTCAATGCAAGCATACCCAAAATCAAGAAGCAATTGACATTTTGCAAGAAACACGCAGCAGAGCATATTCAATGGCTTTAGTTCATCAAATGATTTATAAATCTTCAAAATTAGAATACATGAATTTCGAAGATTATATAGGTTATGTAACCACGGAACTATTTAGAGTATATCAAAAAGAAGACCAAATCATTAAATTAAAAATGGATCTGGAAGAAGTATTGTTAGATGTTAATTTTTCCATCCCATTGGCACTTATATTAAATGAGTTAGTAGTTAATGCCCTAAAACATGCATTTCCAGATCTTAGAAACGGCAATATTAAAATAAATCTTCATAAAACCCCTGACGGACATGTTTCATTAGAAGTTGCAGATGATGGTGTAGGCGCACCTTCTGATTTTAGTATTGACAATACAGACTCTTTTGGATTTGAAATTATAAAAAGCCTGGTTATTCAAATTAAAGGTAGTTTAGAAACTAATTTCGAAAATGGCACCAAAGTGATAATTAAATTTAAAATTTAA
- a CDS encoding cysteine hydrolase family protein has product MKIKRALIVIDVQNEYFTGVLPVTYPENSFKNILKIIDAAFEKEIPVILIQHTSHSPDSPNFRKDTYNWEIHEEILQKPYNLIVEKHLPGSFTGTPLEKWLRNNEIEMVTISGYMSQMCCDTTARQAMHRGFGVEFISDATGTLDISNYAGKIKASELHKSVLITQAMRFSKVLSTKDWIKSLK; this is encoded by the coding sequence ATTAAAATAAAAAGAGCATTAATAGTAATAGATGTGCAAAATGAGTATTTTACTGGTGTTTTGCCAGTAACATATCCAGAAAACAGTTTTAAAAATATTTTAAAAATTATTGATGCTGCTTTTGAAAAAGAAATTCCCGTGATCTTAATACAGCACACATCCCACTCTCCTGATTCACCTAACTTTAGAAAAGATACTTATAACTGGGAAATTCATGAGGAAATACTTCAAAAACCTTACAATTTAATTGTTGAAAAACATTTGCCGGGTAGTTTCACTGGAACACCCCTTGAAAAATGGTTAAGAAATAATGAAATTGAAATGGTAACAATTTCGGGTTATATGAGTCAAATGTGCTGCGATACCACGGCTCGCCAGGCTATGCATAGAGGATTTGGAGTAGAGTTCATTTCAGATGCCACTGGAACATTGGATATTTCTAATTATGCTGGAAAAATAAAAGCCTCAGAGCTCCATAAATCAGTTTTAATAACCCAAGCAATGAGATTCAGCAAAGTATTGAGCACTAAGGACTGGATTAAATCATTAAAATGA